The following are from one region of the Deinococcus planocerae genome:
- a CDS encoding GTP pyrophosphokinase: MSEALVQAYRDALSEYERLRDAAVAHTTRLLAGAGLNIHHVTGRVKRPASLADKLRRKPGRYASLADVTDLVAVRVITYFESDVNVVARLIEEHHTVDWDHSIDKSKVHDPDRFGYMGVHYVVSPSPGVPDFAALPVVETGARFEVQIRSILQHAWAEIEHDLGYKNREAVPREVRRRFYRLAGLLEMADEEFMALHRLSRDYAATLQGRIAEDPDGVYIDAQSMTYLLGVSPVRDLDLAVAAALRVPFLGAWPDPERPQRLASLLHYVGVRSVGQLLKELRRHEEEVRRFAAALLPRLREAWTPAGGTRPGTGVIHYALLRACANAALDPQEVVSLLDLSGARDVAGMVATVREVYEREIVNHAAD, translated from the coding sequence ATGAGCGAGGCGCTGGTGCAGGCGTATCGGGACGCCCTGTCGGAGTACGAGCGGCTGAGGGACGCGGCGGTCGCCCACACCACCCGGCTGCTCGCGGGGGCGGGGCTGAACATCCACCACGTGACGGGCCGGGTCAAGCGCCCCGCGAGCCTCGCCGACAAGCTGCGGCGCAAGCCGGGGCGGTACGCCTCGCTCGCCGACGTGACCGACCTCGTGGCCGTGCGCGTGATCACCTACTTCGAGAGCGACGTGAACGTGGTCGCCCGGCTGATTGAGGAGCACCACACGGTCGATTGGGACCACTCCATCGACAAGTCGAAGGTGCACGACCCCGACCGCTTCGGGTACATGGGGGTGCATTACGTCGTCTCGCCCTCGCCGGGCGTGCCCGACTTCGCTGCCCTGCCGGTGGTGGAGACGGGGGCGAGGTTCGAGGTGCAGATCCGCTCGATCCTCCAGCACGCCTGGGCGGAGATCGAGCACGACCTCGGGTACAAGAACCGCGAGGCCGTCCCACGCGAGGTCCGGCGCCGTTTCTACCGCCTCGCGGGCCTGCTGGAGATGGCCGACGAGGAGTTCATGGCCCTGCACCGCCTGTCGCGCGACTACGCCGCCACGCTGCAAGGGCGCATCGCCGAGGACCCGGACGGCGTGTACATCGACGCGCAGAGCATGACCTACCTCCTCGGCGTCTCCCCGGTGCGCGACCTCGACCTCGCCGTCGCCGCCGCGCTGCGGGTGCCCTTCCTCGGCGCGTGGCCCGACCCCGAGCGGCCCCAGCGTCTCGCCAGCCTGCTGCACTACGTGGGCGTGCGCTCGGTCGGGCAACTCCTCAAGGAACTGCGGCGCCACGAGGAAGAGGTGCGGCGCTTTGCCGCGGCCCTGCTGCCCCGCCTGCGCGAGGCCTGGACCCCGGCGGGAGGCACGCGCCCCGGCACGGGCGTCATCCACTACGCCCTGCTGCGTGCCTGCGCGAACGCGGCCCTCGACCCCCAGGAGGTCGTCAGCCTCCTCGACCTCAGCGGCGCTCGCGACGTGGCCGGGATGGTGGCGACCGTGCGCGAGGTCTACGAGCGCGAGATCGTGAACCACGCGGCGGATTAG
- a CDS encoding PLP-dependent aminotransferase family protein: protein MTRTIPELRPALPGEALHARVARTLREAILEGALPQDVRLPGHRSLAARLGVSRNTVVDALAQLGVEGYVHSSARSGTRVAVPGAAPVREDAPAFPLPLSAWAARALAGRVPDAGGGYAVDFRVGQPVPDLYPAGAWAQALTRQARTAGQRGEGGPPDDLETLLGPPETRRALAAYLNAERGARVTPDMVMLTGGTQASLDALARVFLEEGRVAAVEDPTYPGARAALGATGATLCPVPVDAAGLNPAALPERATLLYLTPGAQYPTTVPLPAGRQTEVVAWARRAGAFILEDDYAADLHHGGRPPAAMQGLAPDRVILLGSFSKSLAPVTRSGYLVAPGAITRVLAGTRPLTDRAPATLDALALADVLASGAYARHLRGARSAIRHRHEVLLAALASGLPGWEVTPARAGLHVHVTLPAPLSEEAAVRRAASAGVALSPAAPLAHHARPPAVLLAFAPLPPERLREGVARLIRVFFPALPPNGRAEAGFVKTE from the coding sequence TTGACGCGGACCATCCCCGAATTGCGGCCCGCGCTGCCGGGCGAGGCCCTGCACGCGCGGGTGGCCCGGACGCTGCGGGAGGCGATCCTGGAGGGGGCTTTGCCCCAGGACGTCCGGCTGCCGGGGCACCGTTCCCTCGCCGCGCGGCTGGGCGTCTCGCGCAACACGGTGGTGGACGCCCTCGCGCAGCTCGGGGTGGAGGGGTACGTGCACAGCAGCGCGCGCAGCGGCACCCGGGTGGCCGTGCCGGGGGCGGCGCCCGTCCGCGAGGACGCCCCCGCCTTCCCCCTGCCCCTCAGCGCGTGGGCGGCGCGGGCCCTGGCCGGGCGGGTGCCGGACGCGGGCGGCGGCTACGCGGTGGACTTCCGGGTTGGGCAGCCCGTCCCCGACCTCTACCCGGCGGGCGCGTGGGCGCAGGCCCTGACCCGCCAGGCCCGCACCGCCGGGCAGCGCGGGGAGGGAGGCCCGCCCGACGACCTGGAGACCCTTCTCGGCCCGCCCGAGACGCGCCGGGCCCTCGCCGCCTACCTCAACGCCGAGCGCGGCGCCCGCGTCACCCCCGACATGGTGATGCTGACGGGGGGCACCCAGGCCTCCCTCGACGCGCTGGCGCGGGTCTTTCTGGAGGAGGGGCGGGTGGCCGCCGTCGAGGACCCCACCTACCCGGGAGCGCGGGCGGCGCTCGGGGCGACGGGGGCGACCCTCTGCCCGGTGCCGGTGGACGCGGCGGGCCTGAATCCGGCGGCCTTGCCGGAGCGGGCGACCCTGCTGTATCTCACCCCGGGGGCCCAGTACCCCACGACGGTCCCGCTGCCCGCCGGGCGGCAGACGGAGGTGGTGGCCTGGGCGCGGCGGGCGGGGGCCTTCATCCTGGAGGACGACTACGCCGCCGACCTGCACCACGGCGGGCGGCCCCCGGCGGCGATGCAGGGGCTCGCCCCCGACCGGGTGATCTTGCTCGGCAGCTTCAGCAAGAGCCTCGCCCCCGTCACCCGCAGCGGTTACCTCGTCGCGCCGGGGGCCATCACGCGCGTGCTGGCGGGCACCCGGCCCCTCACCGACCGCGCCCCCGCCACGCTCGACGCCCTCGCGCTCGCGGACGTGCTCGCCTCGGGGGCGTACGCGCGGCACCTGCGGGGGGCGCGGTCGGCCATCCGCCACCGCCACGAGGTCCTGCTCGCGGCCCTGGCCTCCGGGCTCCCGGGGTGGGAGGTGACGCCCGCCCGCGCCGGGCTGCACGTCCACGTCACCCTGCCCGCCCCGCTCTCGGAGGAGGCGGCGGTGAGGCGGGCGGCCTCGGCAGGGGTGGCGCTCTCCCCCGCCGCGCCGCTCGCGCACCACGCCCGGCCTCCCGCCGTCCTGCTCGCCTTCGCGCCCCTGCCGCCCGAGCGGCTGCGGGAGGGGGTCGCCCGCCTCATCCGTGTCTTTTTTCCTGCTCTCCCCCCCAACGGGCGGGCTGAGGCAGGCTTCGTGAAGACGGAGTAA
- a CDS encoding DinB family protein translates to MTALAFLARSLAHTEWGNHRVLRALRQTSTPPPQAVRLFAHLLAAEHVWLLRLRGEDARTTPIWPEWDLETCGERLPLNGLDYRAFLEVLTDARLDEVVTYPNSTGRVFHTPVGDILHHVFAHGAYHRGQIALIMRQAGLEPVNTDFITFVRETMPG, encoded by the coding sequence ATGACGGCCCTCGCGTTCCTCGCTCGCTCGCTGGCCCACACCGAATGGGGCAACCACCGGGTGCTGAGGGCGCTGCGGCAGACGTCCACTCCTCCTCCTCAGGCCGTGCGGCTGTTCGCCCACCTCCTCGCCGCCGAGCATGTCTGGCTGTTGCGACTGCGTGGAGAAGACGCCCGGACCACGCCGATCTGGCCGGAGTGGGACCTGGAGACTTGCGGAGAACGCCTGCCGCTCAACGGGCTGGACTACCGGGCCTTCCTCGAAGTCCTGACCGACGCGCGGCTGGACGAGGTGGTGACCTACCCCAACAGCACCGGACGGGTCTTCCACACGCCCGTAGGCGACATCCTCCACCACGTCTTCGCGCATGGGGCGTACCACCGGGGGCAGATCGCGCTGATCATGCGGCAGGCGGGGCTGGAGCCCGTGAACACCGACTTCATCACGTTCGTGCGGGAGACCATGCCGGGCTGA
- the rpsT gene encoding 30S ribosomal protein S20: protein MALRHKSAQKRHRQSLKRRLINRSRKSTIKTFTKKAVAAAGAGAENAGDLQRKAESLLDKAAKGSTLHKNTAARKKSRLARAINKANAAKQQA from the coding sequence ATGGCCCTTCGTCACAAGTCCGCCCAGAAGCGTCACCGCCAGAGCCTCAAAAGGCGCCTGATCAACCGCAGCCGCAAGAGCACGATCAAGACCTTTACCAAGAAGGCCGTCGCCGCCGCGGGGGCGGGCGCCGAGAACGCCGGAGACCTCCAGCGCAAGGCCGAGAGCCTGCTCGACAAGGCCGCCAAGGGCAGCACCCTCCACAAGAACACCGCCGCCCGCAAGAAGAGCCGCCTCGCCCGCGCGATCAACAAGGCCAACGCCGCCAAGCAGCAGGCGTAA
- a CDS encoding RecX family transcriptional regulator: protein MTAGEERTPEDRQKARDDLLAYAFRALSGRALTETELRARLLKRTDDETLAAEVLARVQELGYQSDEGVARAEGHRRGVGGFRVRQTLKRRGVGEGLIEETLATRDPEEEQADAVTILERRWPSFARRRDPRATAYAFLARRGFPGAVIWTAIREVSAAHPEEGGGEDEPEPEF, encoded by the coding sequence GTGACGGCGGGAGAGGAGAGGACACCGGAGGACCGGCAAAAGGCCCGCGACGACCTCCTCGCCTATGCCTTCCGCGCGCTTTCGGGCCGGGCGCTCACCGAGACGGAGCTGCGAGCCCGCCTCCTGAAGCGCACCGACGACGAGACGCTCGCCGCCGAGGTCCTCGCCCGGGTGCAGGAGCTGGGCTACCAGAGCGACGAGGGGGTCGCCCGCGCCGAGGGCCACCGCCGGGGGGTGGGGGGCTTCCGTGTGCGCCAGACCCTCAAGCGCCGGGGCGTGGGCGAGGGGCTGATCGAGGAGACGCTCGCCACCCGCGACCCGGAGGAGGAACAGGCCGACGCGGTAACAATCCTGGAGCGCCGCTGGCCCAGCTTCGCCCGCAGGCGTGACCCCCGGGCGACGGCCTACGCCTTCCTCGCCCGGCGCGGCTTTCCGGGCGCCGTGATCTGGACGGCGATCCGGGAGGTGTCGGCGGCCCACCCGGAGGAGGGGGGCGGGGAGGACGAGCCGGAACCGGAGTTCTAG
- a CDS encoding metallophosphoesterase has protein sequence MRVYAIADLHLATVTPKPMTVFGPNWAGHPEAIFREWREVVREEDLVLLPGDLSWAMRLPDALVDLARVAELPGTKVLLRGNHDYWWTSASKLRAALPPGMLAVQNDAVRVGKVVVCGSRGWVTPGYEPLSEDDERLLNREAERLRLSTQAAARLRQPGDALILMLHYPPASPPYPPNPLSNVIEAARPDLVVYGHLHGANPERALRNLNGIPAHLVAADGLKFRPKLLLETREG, from the coding sequence ATGCGCGTCTACGCCATCGCCGACCTGCACCTCGCCACCGTGACGCCCAAGCCGATGACGGTCTTCGGGCCGAACTGGGCGGGGCACCCCGAGGCGATCTTCCGGGAGTGGCGAGAAGTCGTGCGTGAGGAGGACCTCGTGTTGTTGCCGGGCGACCTCTCGTGGGCGATGCGGCTCCCCGACGCGCTGGTGGACCTCGCCCGGGTGGCGGAGTTGCCGGGCACCAAGGTCTTGCTGCGGGGCAACCACGACTACTGGTGGACGAGTGCCTCCAAGCTGCGCGCCGCCCTGCCCCCCGGGATGCTCGCCGTGCAAAACGACGCCGTGCGGGTCGGCAAGGTGGTCGTGTGCGGCTCGCGCGGCTGGGTGACTCCCGGCTACGAGCCCCTGAGCGAGGACGACGAGCGGCTGCTGAACCGTGAGGCCGAGCGGCTGCGGCTGAGCACCCAGGCCGCCGCCCGTCTCCGGCAACCCGGCGACGCCCTCATCCTGATGCTGCATTACCCTCCCGCGAGCCCGCCCTATCCCCCCAATCCCCTCAGCAACGTGATCGAGGCGGCCCGGCCCGATCTGGTCGTCTACGGCCACCTCCACGGCGCGAACCCCGAGCGGGCCCTGCGGAACCTGAACGGCATCCCCGCCCACCTCGTCGCGGCGGACGGGCTGAAATTCCGCCCCAAACTGCTGCTGGAAACGCGGGAAGGCTAG
- a CDS encoding VIT family protein, with protein sequence MSTPARSPAPAVATLTPTHQEHAFVLQKVQPALLGLMDGSVSTLAPIFAAAGLTGRPIDAFWVGLAASIGAGISMGLAEALSDDGKVSGRGTPVARGVITGLATILGGMLHTFPFLLPDLRAALTLAYVVVIVELLAIALIRWRYMRSPLGQTVFQVVVGGAVVFGVGVWLGRLGAGG encoded by the coding sequence ATGTCCACGCCCGCCCGATCCCCTGCCCCCGCCGTCGCCACCCTCACGCCCACGCACCAGGAGCACGCCTTCGTGCTGCAAAAGGTGCAGCCCGCGCTGCTGGGGCTGATGGACGGCAGCGTGAGCACCCTGGCGCCGATCTTCGCGGCGGCGGGGCTGACGGGCAGACCCATCGACGCCTTTTGGGTGGGGCTGGCGGCGAGCATCGGGGCGGGGATCAGCATGGGGCTGGCCGAGGCGCTCTCCGACGACGGCAAGGTCAGCGGGCGCGGCACGCCGGTTGCGCGCGGGGTGATCACGGGGCTCGCCACCATCCTGGGCGGGATGCTGCACACCTTCCCCTTCCTGCTGCCCGACCTGCGCGCGGCGCTGACGCTGGCGTACGTGGTCGTGATCGTCGAGCTGCTCGCCATCGCCCTGATCCGCTGGCGGTACATGCGCAGCCCGCTCGGGCAGACGGTCTTTCAGGTCGTCGTGGGCGGCGCGGTCGTCTTCGGGGTGGGCGTGTGGCTGGGACGGCTCGGGGCGGGCGGGTAA
- a CDS encoding aminoglycoside phosphotransferase family protein, with amino-acid sequence MTHSIRATLRAVVTHPDGRRVAAVSGALPAAVVAENTFVGRGLTNAFPALSPWLAPLRRLHFARLGEDPDGTLVREAVWHFDAPQGLTGAAWVLPGELPENERGWAEAALIPAPPHRPPFARVGWAAGALAWLDEELGEQGLTRAGPPEPLKHWGISALWRVGLEGGGDPVYLKAVPAFLAREVTATCVLSGEIPGAAPPVLAADEGRGLLLMGHAGDVPGEDDDGTALAAHLARVQRASVTVLAELRSRGVPDHGPAWVAALLPELLRSDMLLLGEEGGLTPAEAARLWMLEGRLHEACVRLLTSPLPEVVGHGDLHRNNAARKGDGRWTLLDWSDASVTHPFLDADPLYLAPEGASPGTLEAAQTAYLTVWADLLPVDEGRALMQDARLVGEVYRALGYTHGIQPHIEDEDEMRTWPLEHLRRVLERAEAPVPPAPMPGQVSPTPLP; translated from the coding sequence ATGACGCACAGCATCCGGGCCACCCTCCGCGCGGTGGTCACGCACCCGGACGGGCGGCGGGTCGCGGCGGTGAGCGGCGCCCTGCCCGCGGCGGTGGTGGCGGAGAACACCTTCGTGGGGCGCGGCCTGACGAACGCCTTCCCGGCCCTCTCCCCCTGGCTGGCCCCGCTGCGGCGGCTGCATTTCGCCCGGCTGGGGGAGGACCCGGACGGCACCCTCGTGCGCGAGGCGGTGTGGCACTTCGACGCGCCGCAGGGGCTGACGGGCGCGGCCTGGGTCCTGCCGGGCGAGTTGCCCGAGAACGAGCGGGGCTGGGCCGAGGCCGCCCTCATCCCCGCCCCGCCGCACAGGCCCCCCTTCGCGCGGGTCGGCTGGGCGGCGGGCGCGCTGGCGTGGCTCGACGAGGAACTGGGGGAGCAGGGCCTCACCCGCGCCGGACCGCCCGAGCCCCTCAAGCACTGGGGCATCAGCGCCCTGTGGCGGGTGGGGTTGGAGGGGGGCGGGGACCCCGTGTACCTCAAGGCCGTACCCGCCTTCCTCGCGCGGGAGGTCACGGCGACCTGCGTGCTCTCGGGCGAGATTCCGGGAGCGGCTCCGCCCGTCCTCGCCGCCGACGAGGGGCGGGGGCTGCTGCTGATGGGGCACGCCGGGGACGTACCGGGTGAGGATGATGACGGCACGGCTCTGGCCGCCCACCTCGCGCGGGTGCAGCGGGCGAGCGTGACGGTCCTGGCCGAACTGCGCTCACGGGGGGTACCCGACCACGGCCCGGCGTGGGTGGCCGCGCTGCTGCCCGAACTCCTGCGGAGCGACATGCTGCTGCTCGGCGAGGAAGGCGGCCTGACCCCCGCCGAGGCCGCCCGGCTGTGGATGCTGGAGGGCCGCTTGCACGAGGCGTGCGTCCGGCTGCTCACCTCGCCGCTGCCGGAGGTGGTCGGCCACGGGGACCTCCACCGGAACAACGCCGCGCGGAAAGGGGACGGGCGCTGGACCCTCCTCGACTGGTCTGACGCGAGCGTGACCCACCCCTTCCTCGACGCGGACCCCCTCTACCTCGCCCCGGAGGGCGCCTCCCCGGGGACGCTGGAGGCCGCACAGACCGCGTACCTGACGGTCTGGGCCGACCTCCTGCCCGTGGACGAGGGACGGGCGTTGATGCAAGACGCCCGGCTGGTGGGCGAGGTGTACCGGGCGTTGGGGTACACGCACGGCATCCAGCCCCACATCGAGGACGAGGACGAGATGCGAACCTGGCCCCTCGAACACCTGCGGCGGGTGCTCGAACGGGCGGAGGCGCCCGTTCCACCTGCCCCCATGCCCGGGCAGGTGTCGCCCACTCCCTTGCCCTGA
- a CDS encoding aminotransferase class V-fold PLP-dependent enzyme has protein sequence MTDTAPARPTTAPDFEAHLPLNRRRLIAPGPVEVEPRVLLELAQPQMHHRAPEGVEKLQEARAKLSRLLGAPYEAVITTSSGTGAFEGALVSLTPVGAKVVNAQAGKFSERWGEMARRLGYDTTVVARPWGDVLDPGEVADAAKDAHTLLITHSETSTGALHDLEAITRAARAHNPDLIVIADCVTSYGVAELRPAEWGVDAIVSGSQKGTATPPGLGFVLFSPEVQGRMIQDTGRGFYLDLTRELRGQKAGNTPQTPAINLICALSLALDRLIAVPLDVLWAEKRRQADALVAAGTALGAPAWAPRTTPAVAVLRPPAPLSGRQVSARLAEMGQRALPGQAPHEDTVFRVSTLGYADRYDALGIAGMLEDCFASLGLRFERGAAVQAAWEALA, from the coding sequence ATGACCGACACCGCCCCCGCCCGCCCCACCACGGCGCCGGACTTTGAGGCCCACCTCCCCCTCAACCGCCGCCGCCTGATCGCCCCCGGCCCGGTCGAGGTCGAGCCGCGCGTCCTCCTCGAACTCGCCCAGCCGCAGATGCACCACCGCGCGCCGGAGGGGGTCGAGAAGTTGCAGGAGGCCCGGGCCAAGCTCTCCCGTCTCCTCGGCGCCCCCTACGAAGCCGTGATCACCACGAGCAGCGGCACCGGGGCCTTCGAGGGGGCCCTGGTGAGCCTGACCCCCGTGGGCGCGAAGGTGGTGAACGCCCAGGCGGGCAAATTCTCCGAACGCTGGGGCGAGATGGCGCGGCGGCTCGGCTACGACACGACCGTCGTGGCCCGGCCCTGGGGCGACGTGCTCGACCCGGGCGAGGTCGCCGACGCCGCGAAGGACGCCCACACCCTCCTGATCACCCACTCCGAGACGAGCACGGGCGCCCTGCACGACCTGGAGGCGATCACCCGGGCGGCGAGGGCGCACAACCCCGACCTGATCGTCATCGCCGACTGCGTGACGAGCTACGGGGTCGCGGAACTGCGGCCCGCCGAGTGGGGGGTGGACGCCATCGTGAGCGGCAGCCAGAAGGGCACGGCCACGCCCCCCGGCCTGGGCTTCGTCCTCTTCAGCCCCGAGGTGCAGGGGCGGATGATTCAGGACACGGGGCGCGGCTTCTACCTCGACCTCACCCGCGAGCTCAGGGGCCAGAAGGCGGGGAACACGCCCCAGACCCCCGCCATCAACCTGATCTGCGCGCTGTCGCTGGCCCTCGACCGTCTCATCGCCGTGCCTCTGGACGTGCTGTGGGCCGAGAAGCGCAGGCAGGCGGACGCCCTGGTCGCCGCCGGGACGGCCCTCGGGGCCCCCGCCTGGGCTCCCCGCACCACGCCCGCCGTCGCCGTGCTGCGGCCCCCCGCTCCCCTCAGCGGGCGGCAGGTCAGCGCCCGCCTCGCCGAGATGGGCCAGCGCGCCCTGCCCGGCCAGGCCCCGCACGAGGACACGGTGTTCCGCGTCTCCACCCTGGGCTACGCCGACCGCTACGACGCGCTGGGCATCGCGGGCATGTTGGAAGACTGCTTCGCCAGCCTGGGGCTGCGCTTCGAGCGGGGGGCGGCGGTGCAGGCAGCTTGGGAGGCGCTGGCGTAG
- a CDS encoding SDR family NAD(P)-dependent oxidoreductase, translating to MTTQGGTLIIGATGGIGAAVARSFAGQSPLTLAGRNGEKLQPLAAELGAHTYPLDVGFESHVRTLFGGLDGLETVVYAAGAALPQPLAEADAAKVRSVWNANYFGVLWTLKYGLPRLAQGGRLYVIGARPELVTARGFSQYAASKAAVARALEIARLETRGKTLTLVLPPAVDTPLWAQVGRAPRGALAPEAVAAALLADRAGPGVDELRVG from the coding sequence ATGACCACCCAGGGCGGCACGCTGATTATCGGAGCAACGGGCGGAATCGGGGCGGCAGTGGCCCGCTCATTCGCAGGGCAGTCCCCGCTGACCCTGGCCGGGCGCAACGGGGAAAAACTCCAGCCCCTCGCCGCCGAACTCGGAGCGCACACCTACCCCCTCGACGTGGGCTTCGAGAGCCACGTCCGCACCCTGTTTGGGGGCCTGGACGGCCTGGAGACGGTCGTGTACGCGGCGGGCGCCGCCCTGCCCCAGCCCCTCGCCGAGGCGGACGCGGCCAAGGTGCGCTCGGTGTGGAACGCCAACTATTTCGGGGTGCTGTGGACGCTCAAGTACGGCCTGCCCCGGCTCGCCCAGGGCGGTCGGCTGTACGTGATCGGCGCCCGCCCTGAACTCGTCACCGCGCGCGGCTTCTCCCAGTACGCGGCGAGCAAGGCCGCCGTCGCCCGCGCCCTGGAAATTGCCCGGCTGGAGACACGCGGCAAGACCCTGACCCTGGTGCTCCCGCCCGCCGTGGACACGCCCCTTTGGGCGCAGGTGGGCCGGGCCCCACGCGGAGCCCTCGCCCCCGAGGCCGTCGCCGCCGCGCTGCTCGCCGACCGCGCGGGGCCGGGCGTGGACGAGTTGCGGGTGGGCTGA
- a CDS encoding low temperature requirement protein A, whose product MTARFEGGGPQGGPSDVHIEDRSPDGASETGQPEGSGEQRVTWLELFFDLIFVTAFDQLAKRLGDAPTGGNLLVFVLMFTAVWWAWAGNTTFAARYGNDSRAYRWGTLVQLLTLGTLTLTLRGDLSDTGMAFGFAYTANRLVLVGMYLLTLRTHPQGAAFARGQVLGFGAAALFWFASAFLQGTAELLAWGVALTIDVLTPILGRARQRGALPHQEHLPERVGLLQIIALGGIVTEVVAGSRQQELRWFEQAPSLLALVAAVAMWRLYFEQARALPVLAAHRAGRVGSLLAWLYGHLPFTLSIVMLAVGFGHGISDENGARDVINRQLVAWPLALACLTLLFLRWNASRVTRHPFLDLSAVSIGLAALSGISLAFLPLDTLATHAAACAVILVAAVVTALAPATRRLGRIEEALGGSGTPV is encoded by the coding sequence TTGACGGCCCGTTTCGAGGGAGGTGGTCCCCAGGGGGGGCCCAGCGACGTTCACATCGAGGACCGCTCGCCGGACGGGGCCTCCGAGACCGGGCAGCCGGAGGGCTCGGGCGAGCAGCGGGTCACCTGGCTGGAGCTGTTTTTCGACCTGATCTTCGTGACGGCCTTCGACCAGCTCGCCAAGCGGCTGGGGGACGCGCCCACGGGAGGCAACCTCCTCGTGTTCGTGCTGATGTTCACGGCGGTGTGGTGGGCCTGGGCGGGCAACACGACCTTCGCCGCGCGCTACGGCAACGACAGCCGCGCCTACCGCTGGGGCACGCTCGTGCAGCTCCTGACCCTGGGGACCCTGACCCTCACCCTGCGCGGCGACCTCAGCGACACCGGCATGGCCTTCGGGTTCGCCTACACCGCCAATCGCCTCGTGCTGGTGGGCATGTACCTGCTCACCCTGCGCACCCACCCGCAGGGGGCCGCCTTCGCGCGCGGACAGGTGCTGGGCTTCGGGGCCGCGGCCCTCTTCTGGTTTGCCAGCGCTTTCCTCCAGGGCACGGCGGAACTCCTCGCCTGGGGGGTGGCGCTCACCATCGACGTGCTCACGCCCATCCTGGGCCGCGCCCGCCAGCGAGGGGCCCTGCCGCACCAGGAACACCTGCCCGAGCGGGTAGGCCTCCTCCAGATCATCGCGCTGGGCGGCATCGTCACCGAGGTCGTGGCGGGGAGCCGTCAGCAGGAGCTGCGCTGGTTCGAGCAGGCCCCCTCGCTGCTCGCCCTGGTCGCCGCCGTGGCGATGTGGCGGCTGTACTTCGAGCAGGCCCGCGCCCTGCCTGTCCTCGCGGCGCACCGGGCCGGGCGGGTCGGGTCGCTCCTCGCGTGGCTCTACGGGCACCTGCCCTTCACCCTCAGCATCGTGATGCTCGCGGTGGGCTTCGGCCACGGCATCTCCGACGAGAACGGCGCCCGCGACGTCATCAACCGCCAGCTTGTCGCCTGGCCCCTCGCCCTGGCGTGCCTCACCCTGCTCTTCTTGCGCTGGAACGCCTCGCGCGTCACCCGCCACCCGTTCCTCGACCTCAGTGCCGTCTCCATCGGCCTCGCCGCCCTCTCGGGAATCTCCCTCGCCTTCTTGCCGCTGGACACCCTCGCCACCCACGCCGCCGCCTGCGCGGTCATCCTCGTCGCTGCCGTCGTCACGGCCCTCGCCCCCGCCACCCGCCGATTGGGCCGGATTGAGGAGGCGCTGGGGGGGAGCGGGACGCCGGTTTGA
- the ruvA gene encoding Holliday junction branch migration protein RuvA, with protein sequence MIAYLSGVVREVRDSSAVIVAGGVGYEVFCPASTLGKLAVEAPAELNIRHVIREDAQLLFGFSDADSLRLFDLLTGVSGVGPKLGLALLSAMPVSAIAQGLLTGDVKLLSSVSGVGKKTAERLVLELQNKVPDHLAAPVTPDGVRAAPVTSTAGRDAIEALLALGFREGQVRSVVAELLAADPAQSADALIRKGLGRLR encoded by the coding sequence GTGATTGCTTACCTGAGTGGCGTGGTGCGCGAGGTGCGCGACTCCAGCGCCGTGATCGTCGCGGGGGGGGTGGGCTACGAGGTCTTCTGCCCCGCCTCGACCCTGGGAAAACTGGCGGTGGAGGCCCCGGCGGAACTAAACATCCGGCACGTCATCCGCGAGGACGCCCAGCTTCTCTTCGGCTTCTCTGACGCCGACAGCCTGCGCCTCTTCGACCTGCTCACGGGCGTGAGCGGGGTGGGCCCCAAGCTCGGGCTCGCCCTGCTCTCCGCCATGCCCGTGAGTGCCATCGCCCAGGGGCTCCTGACGGGCGACGTGAAGCTGCTCTCCAGCGTCTCGGGGGTGGGGAAGAAGACCGCCGAGCGGCTGGTGCTCGAACTCCAGAACAAGGTGCCCGACCACCTCGCCGCGCCCGTCACGCCCGACGGGGTGAGGGCGGCTCCGGTCACGAGTACGGCGGGCCGGGACGCCATCGAGGCGCTGCTGGCGCTGGGCTTCCGGGAGGGCCAGGTGCGGAGTGTGGTGGCCGAACTCCTCGCCGCCGATCCCGCCCAGAGTGCCGACGCCCTGATCCGCAAGGGTCTGGGGAGGTTGCGTTGA